The Phormidium sp. PBR-2020 DNA segment GGCGAAGGGAGCTGCTTTTTGATTCGCCTTCCCCGTTGAGGACTGCTACTACCAGCGAGTCTCCAATACCCATGAGCCAAAACAGGTTCCTGATGGACTCAGGACTATGCCAAACCCAGTCCAGGCAAGGTTTTTGGCGAATTTACTGACGAATCTAAAAAAGGTGTTATATTTTAGGTGGATTCACGCAAAATGGGTTGAAATAACCTCTCTGAGAGGACATGAGATGCAACGTTGATTCTGACGAACTCCCCAGCGACGGAGAATTGGTCAGAATGTCTTCACTTCAACGACAATTGCTATATCACAGGTAACCTGAGCTTTAACTATGAACATTCCAAAATTTATTGTTGTGGGTGCTCACAAATCCGGAACGTCGTCATTGCATACCTACCTAAACCAGCATCCACAAATTTATTTACCCCCTAAAAAAGGATTAGATCTTCTCTACCGTTTAAAATTTAACGAGCTGGATGAAGCAGGGGAATATCTCACTCAATTTGAAGGAGCCGAATCGGGGCAAGTCATAGGTGAAGTATCAAGTGTTTATTTACATCGAGGAAGTCAGTTTGTTGAGAAAATGAAATACCTATTTCCAGATCTGAAAATTATCGCAATTCTCAGAAATCCCATTGAACGGGCCTATTCCCATGCCCTGTGGGATCATCGCCATCACGCCTACACTCAAGAGGAAATCCATAATCTTGATCAGTATTTTCATCAATCGATTATGACATCCAAAACCTTTTTGAGGCCTGGGCTGTATCACACCCACCTTCAAACTTATTTTTCGCACTTTAGTCGAGACCAGGTCAAGCTTTTTCTGCATGAAGACTTTATCAACAGTCCTCATGATTTTTTTGCAGAAATTTTCGATTTTATCGGAGTTGATCCAGGTTTTTGTCCAGATCGATCATCACGCCTCCATGTCGGCTCTGTTCAGTTGGCTAACCCCTATAGAACCTTGTTAAAAAAAGGTGAATCTCTGAAATCTGTGGCCAAGCCCTTTATTCCTAAGGCAATCCGTCAGTTCATCTGGAAACTACTCTATGCCAAGAGCCATGGACCCAAACCCTCTATGTCTAATCATCTCAGGTCTGAGCTAATCAACTATTTTCATGATGAAGTTATTAATTTGCAACAACTGACAGGATTGGAGGTGTCCCATTGGCTCGATATGCCAGAGAGGGAATCTGCTAAGGGCGGTTAGGGGTATAGGGGAGATGAGGCAGCATCACAAGGGCTAACCCCGAAAACTCATTCCTCGATGCCTTCAGGAATGCCCGAAACCCAGTCTGGGCAACCTTTTCGGTGGATTTACTGACAAATTCAAAAAAGGGTGTTATACTCTATGTAGATTTACGCAAGGTTTACAGGAGGGCGTAATCGCTAACCGCTAACAGGGATAGAAGGCGGTAGCGGTTAGCCCTCTTTCTTTTTTGGGGAAGGCAGTCGGCAAGAGAAGGGAACCGGGAAAAACCTCCCTCTCGCCTTCTTGCCTCCACGATGCTCAGATGAGGCTCATGGCTTGTTGGGCGTCGGTGAGATGTTTGGCTAGGGTTTCTGGGGGGAGGGGACCCCGGAGATGGGCCCAGGGGAGGATGCGATCGCCCTCGTAATCCTGATGCACATAGTCATCTAGGGGGGGGAGTTGTCCTCGTAACTGCTTGAAGGCCCGTTTATAACTGCCGACGGTGTCGCCATAATCCCGTACTAACTCTAACAAGTGCGAGAGACGACGATCGCCCCGAGCAATGAGAGCCTGAATCACTGACCAGTTATAACTCTCCGGGCGAAAGTCCATCCCCTGCGATCTCAAGGCCTTCTCCAACACCTTCAACCGTTTCTTGGCCCGAGGATTCACCCCATAGCCCTGAAACGGGGTATGGGCCTTGGGAACAAAGGTACTACAGCCGAGGGTTAACCGTAATCCCGGAACCTCCCGTTTCAACTGCGTCATCATCTCCACCGTCTGGGTGACATCCTCATCCGTCTCGCCGGGGATGCCCACCATGCCATAGAGTTTAACTCCTCTCAAGCCTCCAGCCTTCGCCTGTTGCGCCGCCTGAACAATCTCCTCATTCTGCAATTTCTTGTTAATCACCCGCCGCAAGCGTTCCGATCCCGTTTCCACCGCAATCGTGATCGATTTAGTTCCCCGCTTGGTCAAAATCTGGGCTAACTTGGGGGTCACCGTATTGGTGCGCACTGAGGCAATACTCAATCGTAGGGCATCGTAGCGGTCTTGATCGAGATAGTCTAACACCGCCTCAAACTCAGGATGTTGGGTAATCGAGGCCCCCAACAGGCCCAGACGGTTACTCACCCCCAACCCCCGTTCAATGGCGGGAATCAAAGACTCCTCTAAACTAGCCGTACGAAAGGGAAGCGTCAGATAACTGGCTAAACAGAAACGGCACATTTCTGGACAACTGCGCACCACCTCCACCATATAGATATTCTCCCAAGCGGCCTGTTGCGTCACCACCGAAGAGGTTGACAGCGTATTCCCCCGATAGGTTTGTTTCTCGACTTGGGGGGGAATCTGAGACTCCCTGGGGGTAATTGAGGCGATCGCCCCCTCGGCACTGTGATAGCGCACCGCATATAAACTGGGAACATAGACCCCCGGAACCTGGGCCAAACGTCGCAGCTGTTCCCCCCGGGAGGCCCCCCGCACCTCCTGACAGGCGTTGAGGAAGTTGGGAATCAAATCCTCCCCATCCCCAAGAAGAATCACATCAAAGAAATCCGCAAAGGGTTCAGGATTAGCCGTCAATACCGGGCCACCGCCAAACACCAGGGGATGGTTCTCATGGCGAAACTCAGATCGTCGGGGAATTTGCAACGACTCCAGCAAACTGAGGATATTGACATAATCGAGTTCCCAAGACAGGGAGAACCCCAACACATCCGCCTCCTCGGGGAGGGGTTCACTGACATCCGTAAACAGGCGACTGACTGAGACATCCTCACGCATGGCGAGGGTGGCCCAAATCACCTGATAGCCGAGGCTGGTGATGCCCACACTGTAGGTATTGGGAAAGGCAAAAATCACCTCTAGGGCGTTCGACTGCGGCGAGACTGGCTCAAACAACAGGCGTTCATCGGCAAAAACAGAAGCATTCACAGGGCTAGATTTATTATCCCAAACATAGATGCCTTCATCTTAACCAGGATTGCTACCGGAACCGAGGCGATCGCCCCGTCCGCCTCTGCGGAATTTCATCGACGTGGGGGAGCGATCGCGTTAGAATAGCCAGGAAGCATACGTCTTTCCCAAACTGTGAATGCTACATCGCAAGCTCTATCAATTCTGCTGTGAAGGTCGTGAAGTCTGTGTCTTTCTACGAGATCAACAACGCTGGATTGATCGCGCCCAAATCATCGATATCGAAGGAGATCTCGTAACCATCCGCTACGAATCCGACGAAGACGACGAAATCTGTGCTTGGGAAGAACTTGTGCGTCTCGACAGCATCGGTTCCGTCAGCCAAAAACTGGCCAGTGTCCCCAAAGGGGGGTTTGAACCCCTAATCGCCGAGGATTGTCCAGACGCAGAGAAGATTCGCAAGAGTCATCCTGAATCCAACTCCGACTAATTCCTAACAGTCCCTCCCTAACCGGGCCGCCTGTGGGCCGCCCGGTTTTCTATACTCCCCCCAGACAGCTCACGTTATCTATTTCCGGGAAACGCCCCCCCTTCGCTTACGGGTGTGGTAAGCTGAAACTCAATGTCGTGCTTCCCAGTTTCTTATGGCTCGCTACACTGCTATTTTCGTTGTAGCCGCTCCAGTCGAGCACGTCAGGCAGATTTTGCCTGAACTCCTCCAAGCGTGCGACTTCGAGCCAATCTACCAGACCGAAGACTACTTTATGGCTCGGGAAACCCCAGGTCGGGTTTCCTTTTCAAAACTGGTCACGGTTGATGTTCTCATCGATGTCCCCCTCGATGAGAAGCCAGAAGTACGGCTGAATTTCGTGGTGAAGAACGAAGAACTGCCCCTGCAAGTGAATAACCACTGTCAGATCATGTTCGAGTCCGTGAAAGCAGCCGTCATTGAAAGTCAACAATGGCAACTCCTAGAAACGGTGTCTGGCTGAATCCACCCCAAACGGCAAAACCCCCAACGTCTCCAGGATGTTGGGGGTTTTCGGGATTAATCGCGAATCTGAACCGGCATCACCAAGTGAATCATCTTGGTTCCCCCTAGGGGGGTGAGAATCACCGGGGAGGTGGCGGTGTTTAACTGAAGTTGAATTTCTGTGGATTGGAGATTACGCAGGGATTCCATGACGTACTTGACATTAAAGGCAATCTCTAGACTCTCGCCAGAAATTTGCGCCGGTAAACATTCCGTTCCACTGCCCACATCGGCCGCATCTACCCCCAGAGTCACCTGTTGACTGCCACTGTCAAAGCTAAACTTGACGATGTTATTTTTGCGGTCAGCAATGACGGCAATGCGTTCAAGGGCGCTGAGAAGGGCGCGGCGATCGAGATTGGCTTGGTTGTCAAATTCTCGGGGAATCAGTTGCCGATAGGCGGGATATGCCCCCTCTAGGGTACGACTGGTAAGGCGACGGTCTGCCACCTCAAACACCGCTTGTCCTTCGTCAATGGAGAGGGTTAAGGGGGTGGGGGTGGCTCGTTTGCCAATGGTACGCTCTAATTCCCGCAGGGCCTGGGCGGGAACCGTGACTTCAAAGACCTCATCATCGCCGAGATTCATGGCGGGGCTATCCCCATCGTTAAGGGCTTCGACGACGGCTAAACGATGACCGTCAGTGGCGGCAAATTCAATGCCATCGGCCCGAACCGCTAGGTGAACGCCCGTTAGGACTTGTTTGGTTTCATCGGAACTGGTGGCAAATAAGGTTCCCCGCAAGCCTTCGAGGAGGGACTCACTGCCGAGTTGGATGACTTTGCCATCTTCAATGGCGGGCAGTTCAGGGAACTCCTCAACACTCATTCCCTGGACTTTATAGGTTCCTGAGAGGGAGGTGAGGGTGGTTTGATAGCTGTCTTCGTGTTGTTCTAGGGTGAGGTCTCCCTCGGGGAGTCGGGAGACAATATCATTGAGGAGTTTGGCGGGGAGGGCCACGTCACCACTGGCCTCGACTTGGGCGGGAAAGCTGGTGCGAATCCCCAGGCTAAGGTCGAAGCCAGTCAGTTGAATCTGTTGCTGTTGGGCATCGGCGGTGAGGCGGATATTGGCTAAAACCGGATGCGTTGGACGGGAGGGAACGGCATGGATGGCTAAGGATAGATGGGTGTTGAGTTCCCCTTGGGTGCAAACCAGTTTCATAGTGGGTCAATTGGAAAAGGGTGCGGGTCAAAATGCAGGCTGTTGCGCAATGGCACAGCCTTAAGAGGGTAACATGAGCCTGTGCGACGCGGTTCGGGAGGCTGGGTGAGATGATGGTGTTGCCATTGAGGGCGATCGCCTCTCAGATTTTACTACTGTTGGTGGCCGTGGCGATCGAGTCAACGGTGTTTCATCGCCGCTTGGCGGTAAGCCGACGCATGGGAGTTCACTATGCCCTCACCCTGGATTTACTCTGTGTGGCCTTGGGTTGGCTAGGCTTCTTTGTCCTTGTTGAGCTGTTTGGCTCTCATCCCTGGATGATTCAGGTGATGGGGTATATTTTCACAGGCCATTTTATCCTGAATCCTGGCCGGGATGGGATTGAGTCGGTATTGGCGGTGGCCACGATTTTGCTCTTCTTTAGTAGCTTTTTTCTAAAAACTCAGGCGTTCTATCACTTGCAACGCTTTAATATCTTTCCATTTGAGAGTGAGGGGTTGTATCAGCAGTTTCAGCGCGCCAAAACCCAACGACTGGTTCGCTATCAGATCCGAGTTGACCAGGATCGGGCGATTTTATTAGCTCATGGCTTGAGTCACGGGGCGATTTTTCTGCTCTTGGTGGTGATGATTCTGGGACTCTAGGTCCGCTGGAGGGAACCAAGATCCAGAAAGCCGCCTCAAGTGGGGCGGCTTCTGACGATGTAGTATGGCATGTTTTACGTGCTTAAAACAGTTTTTTAATCGAACGGGACACTGACGACCGGGGATGAACCGATATGACGACAAGTAAAAGAACCGATTGATTGAAACACCGAGTAGCTTACGCTGTTTCGAGCCAGTCAAAAATGCGATCGAGTTGTTCGAGGTTGATCAGTCCATATTGCCATAACACCATGGGGAAGGCATTGGGGGCGTTTTCTCCCTGGCGTAGGGCCAAATCGATGGAGTTGGAGGGGACCGATAAATCGTCTTGTAAAAAGCGAATCAGTTTGGCGAGCTTGTTAAATTTCATGATCCTAAAATGAGTCCTTTTCCTGGACATCCTTACTATGCAATACATTGACAGGGAACTTTGCGATCGATATAACCCTAACTCTGTGATCTTGATCGCTTTGGGGTGCGATCGCATCACAGGCGGGTTTTCCTGCAAAGCTGCCCCGATTTCTGCGATCCCCACTAGGGTCAAGGTTCAGTCTTTTGGGAGAGGCTGTTCTCCTAAATCCCTGTTAGACCGCAGTCTTTTTCCGAAATTGAACCCGTTACAGAGTCCTAGGGTTCTGGAACAAACCGTCTGTTATTCCGGTAATGTTTAGACCCGTTTCTAATCTCAGTGACACCACTGAGTTAATCCCTAACTTACACCGATTTTCTCCGCAAAGCTGCTGAAAAAAACGACTTAATGGACCTCACCCCAAGAGGAAGGAAGGATTGAAACCCGGAAAGGTTCCCCCAAGTTGAGAGAGTCGGTGAGTGACTCAGTCCCTCAACCTCCCATTCCGACTTTTGCCTGACAGTAGCCAACCTGACTGCCCATTACAGCTAGAGTTCCCAAACGAGAGAACAATCCATCTGGACTCAGGAACATTTCGGGTAAACTTTTCTAAACAGACAGGGAAAAGCAGTATAACACCACTTTTCCCTAACAATCGGGATGACTGGATTCGAACCAGCGGCCCCTTCGTCCCGAACGAAGTGCGCTACCAAGCTGCGCTACATCCCGGCGTTAGATCTTGGATGGGCTAACCATCCTAACACAGGACAGTCTAACACAGACTGAGACAGTTCGTGATTAATTTTGCTGAATCGATGTCGGGGGTCTAGCCCCTGAGCCAAGACCCCATCAACATGGGAGGGTCTCGGCTCCCATGTCAGCTATTGAGTCGTCGCGCCACGAACCCAGACAACCGTTGAGACGAGCGGTTGTCTGACTAGGCTCGCAGCTGCGACGTTGAGCTAGGGGCAGTTGTGGCCGATGCCTATTTCAATTTTTGCTTGATAAAGGCCAGAATCTGGGACACCTGTTTCTTCAAGCCGGCCACTTCTTTCTCCAAACTGGTAACCTTGGCTCGCAATGCGGCGACCTCGTCACCTCCCCCAGTAGCCGCAGCCGCTGGTGCAGCAGACGGCGCAGCGGCAGCAGTCCGAGGTTTTTTGGACTTGGCCATGGCCGCCTTAATGGCCCCGAGAAGCTGTTTCTTCTCAAAGGGCTTCTCAATGAACTCAAAGAACTCAAACGGCTCAGAAATTTTTTCCGTGACCTCTTCCTTGCGGCCCGACATCACCAACAGGGGGATTTTGCGGAGATTAGCGTCGGCCTGAATTTCCTGAAAGACTTCCCAGCCACTTCGTTTCGGCAGCAGGAAGTCCAACATAATCAGGCTGGGCTTATCGGAGTGAATCTTGTTCAAACCTTCTTCGCCGTCCTTGGCTTCGACCACATCGAAGTTCCCGGGAGGCAACATACTCTTAACAGTTTTTTGGATGACACGACTGTCATCAATGACTAAAATTTTGTGACTTGCCACGACTGACTCCTTGAGCGGTGCGCGAAGGGATAGGCTGAGGGATAGATATTTTGCTTTCTAGTGTACCCCACCGGATATAGTCTATCAGGTGGCGCAAACTCGGAGTGGATGCCACAATGAGAAAGACGAATGAGAACGACGGCCGAGGAGGGCGATCGCCCACTCAGGTTCCTCCTTACGGCGGCTCTACTCGATGTGTATCATCACGGACGACGATGGCTGATTTCGATTCCCGCGCCCAACTCCGCGCCGAACTAGCAACGCTTCCCCCCTGGCTACGTCGTCCTCTGGGCCAAGCCAGTCAGATGTCTCGGGTGCAGCGGGTGATTAAACAGCGACAGATTCATACCATCTGCGAGGAGGGCCGCTGTCCCAATCGCGGTGAATGCTACGCCCAAGGAACGGCTACGTTCTTACTGATGGGCCCCACCTGCACTCGCTCCTGTGGCTTTTGTCAGGTGGATAAGGGCCATGCGCCGATGCCCTTAGATCCTCAGGAACCCCAGAAGGTGGCCAACGCCGTTGAGGTGCTGCAATTGCGCTATGTGGTCCTGACGGCGGTGGCCCGGGATGATTTAGCCGATGGGGGGGCAGGTTGGTTCGTGAAAACTATGGCCGCTATTCGAGAGTGCAGCCGTGAGACACAAATCGAAGTTCTGACCCCGGACTTCTGGGGGGGACGGGAGGCGGGAGTCTCACCCGAACGCCTACAACGGCAGCGGATTGAGCAGGTTGTGGCGGCCCAACCGGCCTGTTTTAACCATAATTTGGAGACGGTGCGTCGTTTACAGGGGCCCGTCCGTCGCGGCGCGAAATACGATCGCTCCCTAGAGGTGTTGCGCCAAGTTAAACAGATTGACCCGAACCTGCCCACCAAGTCGGGGTTAATGGTCGGTCACGGGGAACAGGAAGAGGAACTTATCGAGGCCATGGCGGATTTACGGGCCGTGGGCTGCGATCGCCTAACTCTGGGACAATATATGCGTCCCTCCCTAGACCATCTCCCGGTACGTCGCTATTGGCATCCCGAGGACTTCGAGCGTCTGGGGGATATTGCCCGAGAGATGGGCTTTGCTCATGTGCGCTCAGGCCCCCTTGTCCGGAGTTCCTATCACGCCGGAGAGCCAGCGCTAGGCATGGCTACATCAACGTCCTAGCCGTAGGCCATTTCACAGGTTTCTAAGCGAGTCAGGCGGATTTGTGCCAGGGCAAAAACCGTCGGGATAATGCGGGCATAATTG contains these protein-coding regions:
- a CDS encoding sulfotransferase; its protein translation is MNIPKFIVVGAHKSGTSSLHTYLNQHPQIYLPPKKGLDLLYRLKFNELDEAGEYLTQFEGAESGQVIGEVSSVYLHRGSQFVEKMKYLFPDLKIIAILRNPIERAYSHALWDHRHHAYTQEEIHNLDQYFHQSIMTSKTFLRPGLYHTHLQTYFSHFSRDQVKLFLHEDFINSPHDFFAEIFDFIGVDPGFCPDRSSRLHVGSVQLANPYRTLLKKGESLKSVAKPFIPKAIRQFIWKLLYAKSHGPKPSMSNHLRSELINYFHDEVINLQQLTGLEVSHWLDMPERESAKGG
- a CDS encoding radical SAM protein, whose protein sequence is MNASVFADERLLFEPVSPQSNALEVIFAFPNTYSVGITSLGYQVIWATLAMREDVSVSRLFTDVSEPLPEEADVLGFSLSWELDYVNILSLLESLQIPRRSEFRHENHPLVFGGGPVLTANPEPFADFFDVILLGDGEDLIPNFLNACQEVRGASRGEQLRRLAQVPGVYVPSLYAVRYHSAEGAIASITPRESQIPPQVEKQTYRGNTLSTSSVVTQQAAWENIYMVEVVRSCPEMCRFCLASYLTLPFRTASLEESLIPAIERGLGVSNRLGLLGASITQHPEFEAVLDYLDQDRYDALRLSIASVRTNTVTPKLAQILTKRGTKSITIAVETGSERLRRVINKKLQNEEIVQAAQQAKAGGLRGVKLYGMVGIPGETDEDVTQTVEMMTQLKREVPGLRLTLGCSTFVPKAHTPFQGYGVNPRAKKRLKVLEKALRSQGMDFRPESYNWSVIQALIARGDRRLSHLLELVRDYGDTVGSYKRAFKQLRGQLPPLDDYVHQDYEGDRILPWAHLRGPLPPETLAKHLTDAQQAMSLI
- a CDS encoding DNA polymerase III subunit beta; this translates as MKLVCTQGELNTHLSLAIHAVPSRPTHPVLANIRLTADAQQQQIQLTGFDLSLGIRTSFPAQVEASGDVALPAKLLNDIVSRLPEGDLTLEQHEDSYQTTLTSLSGTYKVQGMSVEEFPELPAIEDGKVIQLGSESLLEGLRGTLFATSSDETKQVLTGVHLAVRADGIEFAATDGHRLAVVEALNDGDSPAMNLGDDEVFEVTVPAQALRELERTIGKRATPTPLTLSIDEGQAVFEVADRRLTSRTLEGAYPAYRQLIPREFDNQANLDRRALLSALERIAVIADRKNNIVKFSFDSGSQQVTLGVDAADVGSGTECLPAQISGESLEIAFNVKYVMESLRNLQSTEIQLQLNTATSPVILTPLGGTKMIHLVMPVQIRD
- a CDS encoding DUF2949 domain-containing protein, which translates into the protein MKFNKLAKLIRFLQDDLSVPSNSIDLALRQGENAPNAFPMVLWQYGLINLEQLDRIFDWLETA
- a CDS encoding response regulator, which gives rise to MASHKILVIDDSRVIQKTVKSMLPPGNFDVVEAKDGEEGLNKIHSDKPSLIMLDFLLPKRSGWEVFQEIQADANLRKIPLLVMSGRKEEVTEKISEPFEFFEFIEKPFEKKQLLGAIKAAMAKSKKPRTAAAAPSAAPAAAATGGGDEVAALRAKVTSLEKEVAGLKKQVSQILAFIKQKLK
- the lipA gene encoding lipoyl synthase, with the protein product MADFDSRAQLRAELATLPPWLRRPLGQASQMSRVQRVIKQRQIHTICEEGRCPNRGECYAQGTATFLLMGPTCTRSCGFCQVDKGHAPMPLDPQEPQKVANAVEVLQLRYVVLTAVARDDLADGGAGWFVKTMAAIRECSRETQIEVLTPDFWGGREAGVSPERLQRQRIEQVVAAQPACFNHNLETVRRLQGPVRRGAKYDRSLEVLRQVKQIDPNLPTKSGLMVGHGEQEEELIEAMADLRAVGCDRLTLGQYMRPSLDHLPVRRYWHPEDFERLGDIAREMGFAHVRSGPLVRSSYHAGEPALGMATSTS